In Phaseolus vulgaris cultivar G19833 chromosome 7, P. vulgaris v2.0, whole genome shotgun sequence, the genomic stretch TATGGCTAAAGAACTGTTTATCCTAAAATGTTCCAATCAATCTTCTCAATATAGAGCTCAATTCTGAAGCTGCTACTACTTTAAAAGTATGAACACTTAAGAGCCATTAAAAGGCTATAGGAACCTTATTGATGAAGGGAGCAAGCTAGTTAGAAGTACAGCAGGTCCATGCAGAAGCCGTGTACAAACTTGTATCCTTCCAACCAAGCCTTAATGTGCCATCAACTTGTGCAAGGCTATACCCATAAGCTGGTGAAAACATGTTCAATATCAACTGAGCTTGAGCCATTGAATTGGCACTCATTGGAACCTGTGCAAAACAGTGCCTAGCAAGTTCGGTTCTCCACTGCCTAAACTTGTCTTCACCATTCCTCTTAGGGCCTCCTATGGCCAACACATTGTTGATCTCCCTGGAGAGAAGGCCATGCTCCACTCGGTGCCTGTTTGAATCATCAAAGTGCAAGTATGCTCCAAGAGAATCAAAAAGGGTGGAGTAGTAGTGCAAGGAGGCCACAAAACGGTCCAAGAAAGAGCCTCCATGGTTCACATCCTGCTCTACCAAGGTAAtgattcttgggttcaactccTGAAGGAGCCTCAGTGTTTTCCAATCAGGTCCAGTTGCATCGTAGAGTGAATGCTGCAACCAATGCACTGCCACTGCCTCGCCAGGCTTTACATGCAACATGGACACATCAATCACTTCCCCAAACTTGCTTGCAATGGGGTGGAACTTGAATGACATGCCAAGCCTTCTTGCAAAGTTTGAGAGTTGTTTACCAGTTTCAACAAGGAGTTCCATTGAGGTTCCCAAACATGTCATCGTGACCTGTGGTGGACCCTCCATTCTGGTGGCTAATATGTGGAAAAAAGGCGGCCATTGCAGCCCTTGCATGATGTCCAAGTCAATGATGTGAATACTGTCACAATGGTTCACTGCCTCAAGGATTGCCTGGTTGGAAGTGAAGTGAGCAAATTTTATGAAAGGGGAAACGTTGTTGAACACTTGGAATGCCGAGTTAATGCTCTTGTGATCAACCAAAGGAGAACACACCCCAAGCCAAGAATTCATCACCCTCCCAGTCATGGCCTTGGCAAAATAAGCAACAACACGTTCAGCACATGACGCTTTGTAGGGTGAGGCCACTTGTGTTAGCTCTAGTAACATCCTATGAGCCTCACCCAGGTTCTCAACTGAAATTGCCACTGCACACTCCATTAGAAGGGTTATCAGGCTCAACCCTTGATCACAAACATTGTAGCTATCATCTAAACCCGAGTGAAGATTGAAGTTCGGGGGGTCGTTGGTGATGGCCTCAAATTGTCTAAAACATGAAGCTTTTCTTTGAGTGAAGTTGGGCAAAAGTGAGGGAACAAAGTTGTGATGGGAAACCCTTGCTGTGTTATTAGCCATCAAGCTATCAGAACTGGTTTCTGGTAAGTCTTCAACAAGGTGTTTGGTGATGTCACCAATGTGTTCCTCCATCCAATCAGAGAGTTCATTCTGCCCCAAGTTTAGGCAGTGGTTTTCTGTTGCTGGTTTTGGATATAGGTTTGATGGAGTTGGACTTGGAGCTGAAAATGGCAGGGAAGTAATATTTGAGTAGTGATCCCATGTTTCATGCATGTGTGGACGAATCATGTTTGGATTATGATTTGCATGAACCAGCTCGAATCCCACTTTCATCGTAGAAGGATGAAATAATGCAAGAAATGTAAGTAACTATTATGAGATAGGGAAAAGAAAATAAGTAGCAAAAGGGAGGAGAAGGTGTAAAGGGGGCTTTGAAGAATAGGCTTTGTGCGACTTTTAAAGGCAAAGTTTGAAGAATAAGGTAGTATTGTCAATGCCATTGCCAATTCCAGGGAATGGCCGGCATAATAAAGACACTAAGAAAAAGATAAGTGACTAGAAGCTAATCATTACACGTCGATTTGGCAGTGATTTTACTATTATAGTAATGAGGTTAAATGTTTCTAAGCTTTCAGTTACATGGTTTAACTTTGAGCTATTTTTCAAAGTTGATGTGAATAGCTAGGAGAGGGATGGTTTTGTTTGTGGTGACCATGGTGATGGAGAAGCAGCAACTACCctgtttaaataataatatatgattcatgtttttcacttgtttatcTTAATGCTCTCTGACTTCGCAAAGCCACTCAGGAATTCCAATAATCAAAATCCCAGGTCACAGATTACGTTGGTTATTAGGAATGAAATGGAAATTATTGTTCATACACTACACATATATATCATATCAGTTCAATGAGTTTGCAAAGTGCATATTAAATTTAGATAATCAACTAACAATTATCCTTACAAATATAGTTTAACATTTATTACATACTATTATCATATACACTTGTTAGATTGAGATTTACTAagtataatttcataaaacttTAGAGATAATTAGTACACTTTTCtctttactttttaatatataaactgaaaaggttaaaaaaaacacCCTTTTCCCTTGAACACCTTCTTTAGTTAGCAATGTCTTTTTACTTGAACACTTTTCAATCTTCAAAAGTTACATCCCTCCCATGTAGATATTTATTTAGTAGCATATAAAAGTAGGTTAACCCCTTCCCTTTGATTATTAACTGATAATAACATATTAGTTGAGTAATTAGTGAACCACCTTTTAAATGAAAGTGAGGTTTATGTTAGTTTATTAAGGGTGTATGGGTATGGAAGGACCGTCCCAATTATTTTACCATGCTACAATGA encodes the following:
- the LOC137828243 gene encoding scarecrow-like protein 23: MKVGFELVHANHNPNMIRPHMHETWDHYSNITSLPFSAPSPTPSNLYPKPATENHCLNLGQNELSDWMEEHIGDITKHLVEDLPETSSDSLMANNTARVSHHNFVPSLLPNFTQRKASCFRQFEAITNDPPNFNLHSGLDDSYNVCDQGLSLITLLMECAVAISVENLGEAHRMLLELTQVASPYKASCAERVVAYFAKAMTGRVMNSWLGVCSPLVDHKSINSAFQVFNNVSPFIKFAHFTSNQAILEAVNHCDSIHIIDLDIMQGLQWPPFFHILATRMEGPPQVTMTCLGTSMELLVETGKQLSNFARRLGMSFKFHPIASKFGEVIDVSMLHVKPGEAVAVHWLQHSLYDATGPDWKTLRLLQELNPRIITLVEQDVNHGGSFLDRFVASLHYYSTLFDSLGAYLHFDDSNRHRVEHGLLSREINNVLAIGGPKRNGEDKFRQWRTELARHCFAQVPMSANSMAQAQLILNMFSPAYGYSLAQVDGTLRLGWKDTSLYTASAWTCCTSN